One window of Methanobacterium alkalithermotolerans genomic DNA carries:
- a CDS encoding V-type ATP synthase subunit F, with the protein MKSSIAVVADADTVTGFKLGGIKEGYVVESTQEAEETLTTLIKEKTAIIIITEKIGEELREVIEKFTKSSALPMIIEIPDKSGPSDRATDPMRELIKRVIGVEMVK; encoded by the coding sequence ATGAAATCATCAATTGCAGTAGTAGCAGATGCTGATACCGTAACTGGCTTCAAATTAGGAGGCATTAAAGAAGGTTACGTTGTTGAATCAACACAAGAGGCTGAAGAAACTCTAACCACTCTGATTAAGGAAAAAACAGCCATAATCATAATCACCGAAAAAATAGGTGAAGAACTAAGAGAGGTTATTGAAAAATTCACCAAATCAAGTGCACTACCTATGATAATTGAGATTCCAGATAAATCCGGCCCATCAGATAGGGCCACAGATCCCATGAGGGAATTGATTAAAAGAGTTATTGGGGTTGAGATGGTAAAATGA
- a CDS encoding V-type ATP synthase subunit C: MADSISAIVTSMGFSSIESFIGLLLLAGFIIGAIVVIVTIKPVFEMFPYAYPNARVRARIGRLITQKQFSEILESENLEEVKNYLRGFPEYSKYVDKYPLEKALDIQMAETHDLIARIAPGGIKDVFRVLLKKWDISNIKTLITAKEAGLDPEKTAELLIPFGEISDVVEKLVEVKSVTEVIIGLEGTEYSQILEDALTDYEEKGMVLPLEAALDKYYLENLLKAVSDPSDANTTLLHPYIGTQVDASNLKIILRAKADGLKYDDISPYMISKGYQIRDWKLKDLMESEDVSGVISALEGTDYSTIMVDALAEYNKTGSIAPFEAALSGYIQKTAKTLSLKKPFGIGPMIGFLSRKEVEIKNLKVIVRGKRESGFPVSVIKEMLI, from the coding sequence ATGGCAGATAGCATTAGTGCAATTGTAACCTCAATGGGTTTCTCCTCTATTGAATCTTTTATAGGTCTTTTATTATTAGCAGGGTTCATTATAGGGGCTATTGTAGTTATAGTTACCATAAAGCCAGTATTTGAAATGTTCCCTTACGCATACCCTAATGCCAGAGTTAGAGCAAGAATCGGACGTTTAATAACCCAAAAACAGTTTTCAGAGATTCTCGAATCAGAAAATCTGGAAGAGGTAAAAAACTACCTGCGTGGTTTTCCAGAGTACTCCAAATATGTGGATAAATATCCACTGGAAAAAGCGCTGGATATTCAAATGGCAGAAACACATGATCTTATTGCCAGGATAGCTCCGGGGGGTATTAAAGACGTATTCCGCGTTCTACTTAAAAAATGGGATATAAGTAACATCAAAACATTGATTACTGCTAAAGAAGCAGGACTTGACCCTGAAAAGACCGCGGAACTATTAATTCCCTTTGGTGAAATAAGTGATGTAGTGGAAAAGCTGGTGGAAGTTAAATCTGTAACTGAGGTAATTATAGGTCTAGAGGGTACAGAATACTCTCAGATACTGGAAGACGCCCTAACAGATTACGAAGAAAAAGGGATGGTTCTACCCCTGGAAGCTGCTCTGGATAAATATTATTTAGAAAATCTATTAAAAGCAGTATCCGATCCATCTGATGCAAACACAACCTTATTACATCCATATATTGGTACCCAGGTAGATGCTTCAAATCTAAAAATAATTCTCAGAGCCAAAGCCGACGGACTGAAATATGATGATATAAGTCCTTACATGATTTCTAAAGGATATCAAATTAGAGATTGGAAATTAAAGGACCTTATGGAATCAGAAGATGTCTCTGGTGTTATTAGTGCCTTGGAAGGAACGGATTATTCTACTATTATGGTTGATGCATTAGCCGAATATAATAAAACAGGTTCTATAGCTCCCTTTGAAGCAGCATTATCTGGATATATTCAAAAAACTGCAAAAACCCTATCATTAAAAAAACCATTTGGAATAGGTCCTATGATAGGTTTCTTAAGCCGAAAGGAAGTAGAAATTAAGAATTTAAAAGTCATTGTCCGGGGCAAAAGAGAATCTGGATTTCCTGTCTCTGTGATTAAGGAGATGTTAATATGA
- a CDS encoding V-type proton ATPase subunit E, producing the protein MTAGADKIVSSIIQEAQSKADEIIQEAQLESNSITEAGEKEAQLEKEKILDDAQKQSRMKYQQIISEAKMNARRADLEAREEVIEESFQKAFEKLRILASTSSSEYKQSLIEIITEASMECGGGELQVLIKVDDVDKVKDSLNDIEAVVEKETGTKTTLELGDNINTIGGAILKTKNGEIEVNNTIEARMQRFKKTLRYEVAKVLFE; encoded by the coding sequence ATGACCGCCGGGGCAGATAAAATTGTCTCCAGCATAATTCAAGAAGCTCAGAGCAAAGCTGATGAAATCATTCAAGAGGCACAATTAGAAAGTAATTCAATAACTGAGGCTGGAGAAAAAGAAGCCCAGTTGGAGAAAGAAAAAATTCTGGATGATGCCCAGAAACAATCTCGAATGAAATATCAGCAAATTATCTCTGAAGCTAAAATGAATGCTCGAAGAGCAGATCTGGAGGCTAGAGAAGAAGTAATTGAGGAATCATTCCAGAAAGCCTTTGAAAAATTAAGGATTCTGGCTTCCACATCTTCATCAGAATACAAGCAATCTCTAATCGAGATTATTACAGAAGCTTCTATGGAATGTGGGGGAGGAGAATTACAGGTTCTAATTAAAGTAGATGATGTTGATAAAGTTAAAGATTCCCTTAACGATATTGAAGCTGTAGTTGAAAAAGAAACAGGCACGAAAACCACTCTGGAACTTGGTGATAATATAAATACCATCGGAGGAGCCATTTTAAAAACTAAAAATGGTGAAATAGAGGTAAATAATACTATCGAGGCCAGAATGCAACGTTTCAAGAAAACATTACGTTATGAAGTTGCTAAGGTACTATTCGAATAA
- a CDS encoding V-type ATP synthase subunit K (produces ATP from ADP in the presence of a proton gradient across the membrane; the K subunit is a nonenzymatic component which binds the dimeric form by interacting with the G and E subunits) translates to MVDIALGTALAAIGAGIAVGFAGLGSGLGQGMAAAGSVGAVAEDPDMFAQGILFTALPETQAIYGFLIAILLMVFGGILGGETALPVEVGLVAVGAGAAIGFAGLGSGMGQGMAAASSVGAVVEDPDMFSQGILFTALPETQAIYGFLIAILLMVFGGILGA, encoded by the coding sequence ATGGTTGATATTGCATTAGGTACAGCTTTAGCAGCAATCGGCGCAGGTATTGCCGTAGGTTTTGCGGGTTTAGGTTCAGGTTTAGGTCAGGGTATGGCTGCAGCAGGAAGTGTAGGTGCAGTTGCTGAAGATCCAGATATGTTTGCACAGGGTATCTTGTTTACTGCATTGCCTGAGACTCAGGCTATTTATGGTTTCCTGATTGCTATACTGTTAATGGTATTTGGAGGAATACTGGGTGGAGAAACTGCTTTACCTGTAGAAGTAGGTCTGGTAGCTGTAGGTGCCGGTGCTGCTATAGGTTTTGCGGGTTTAGGTTCAGGTATGGGTCAGGGTATGGCTGCTGCATCATCTGTTGGAGCAGTTGTTGAAGATCCGGACATGTTCTCTCAGGGTATCTTGTTTACTGCATTGCCTGAGACTCAGGCTATTTATGGTTTCCTGATTGCTATACTGTTGATGGTATTTGGTGGAATATTAGGAGCTTAA
- a CDS encoding V-type ATP synthase subunit I, translated as MFLPARMHKLKIITLDQYSDSVVRSLHEEGIVQIHDISERIQQDAEWAQILKPSKVTGYTGKISSLLMKTTGIVDFLGTVSSEDAGILDMVKGFISPEVFDKREVEDIDAEALLDKAESMLSNVESKTRNIEEKLAMIDAEKNEKVAALQTAEKLINFDINFDDLKNSRYLSVITGKISTEAYQKFHDEYAQSKDEILVYTDSGESKTDLNILIISLKELSEEIAGVLRRLEFERYEISLLSGRPNEIIELSNNRLEALKEERNSVLNDLKDIASKWEDDLLVLKEQLEIEKERNEIFSAFGETKKTVMLEAWVPVKKENKALETIEQSTQGHSVVDVENPEGDDVPVHLDNPRFAKPYELFVEMYSSPSYREIDPTILVALVFPFFFGFCLTDAGYGVVIVLAGLVLYRGMGKVNQTMKNMGLVLVACGIWATVLGLVTNSLLGDFFPRFLVWELPTVIEAVDAFKYPQNILIMALTVGVIYTIVGLVLGAYNNFKRGETKQAVGSQIVWLLMLLGVGLLGASYLAGFGSIYIGGAIVAVAFVMLIYLNGMFGLMDISGFLGTILSYARLLALALATGGIAMTVNILTGLIGEMVPYIGFILAPIIFVLGHIANGAFQTLGAFINALRLHYVEFFAQFYIGGSSKFRAFQAKRKFTKVRN; from the coding sequence ATGTTCTTACCAGCGAGAATGCATAAACTCAAAATAATAACTCTGGATCAGTACTCTGATTCTGTCGTGCGCTCTTTGCACGAGGAAGGAATTGTGCAGATCCATGATATATCTGAGCGAATTCAACAGGACGCTGAGTGGGCACAAATTTTAAAACCATCCAAGGTTACTGGCTATACTGGTAAAATATCCTCTCTTTTAATGAAGACTACTGGAATTGTTGATTTTCTGGGAACTGTGTCTTCGGAAGATGCCGGGATTTTAGATATGGTGAAAGGTTTCATCAGTCCGGAAGTCTTTGATAAAAGAGAAGTTGAAGATATTGATGCCGAAGCTCTCTTGGATAAAGCTGAGTCAATGCTCAGCAATGTGGAAAGTAAAACCAGAAATATAGAAGAAAAATTAGCCATGATAGATGCTGAAAAAAATGAAAAAGTAGCAGCGCTGCAAACGGCTGAAAAACTTATAAACTTCGATATTAATTTTGATGATTTAAAAAATTCCAGATATTTATCAGTGATAACTGGTAAAATTTCCACAGAAGCCTACCAAAAGTTCCATGATGAATACGCTCAATCGAAAGACGAAATACTGGTCTATACTGACTCAGGAGAATCAAAAACCGACTTAAATATCTTGATCATATCTCTCAAAGAATTATCTGAAGAGATTGCCGGGGTATTAAGGCGGCTTGAATTTGAAAGATATGAGATTTCTCTCCTCTCAGGTAGGCCTAATGAAATAATTGAACTGTCAAATAATAGGCTGGAGGCCTTAAAAGAAGAGAGAAATTCTGTTTTAAATGACCTAAAAGATATTGCCTCAAAGTGGGAAGATGATCTTCTGGTCTTAAAAGAACAACTGGAAATTGAAAAAGAAAGAAATGAAATATTCTCCGCTTTCGGGGAAACCAAAAAAACTGTGATGCTGGAAGCTTGGGTTCCAGTTAAAAAAGAGAATAAGGCCCTGGAGACTATTGAACAATCTACCCAAGGCCATTCTGTGGTTGATGTTGAAAACCCTGAAGGGGACGATGTACCGGTTCATCTGGATAATCCGCGGTTTGCAAAACCATATGAATTATTTGTAGAGATGTATTCTTCTCCCAGTTACCGGGAAATTGACCCAACCATACTGGTAGCATTAGTATTTCCCTTTTTCTTTGGTTTCTGTTTAACAGATGCTGGTTATGGAGTAGTAATTGTGCTGGCGGGGCTGGTTCTGTACCGGGGAATGGGCAAAGTTAATCAGACCATGAAAAATATGGGTCTGGTGCTGGTTGCTTGTGGTATATGGGCCACGGTACTGGGACTGGTTACCAATTCGCTTCTAGGGGACTTTTTCCCTCGTTTCTTGGTATGGGAACTACCCACCGTTATAGAGGCTGTCGATGCTTTTAAGTATCCTCAAAACATCTTAATAATGGCTTTAACTGTCGGTGTTATCTACACCATTGTGGGCCTGGTTTTAGGGGCATACAATAACTTTAAAAGAGGAGAAACCAAACAAGCAGTGGGAAGCCAGATTGTGTGGCTATTAATGCTTTTAGGTGTAGGTCTTTTAGGTGCCAGTTACTTGGCTGGCTTTGGTTCCATCTACATTGGTGGAGCGATAGTAGCCGTGGCTTTTGTTATGCTAATTTACTTAAATGGAATGTTCGGTTTAATGGATATTTCCGGATTTTTAGGAACCATACTATCCTATGCCAGGTTACTTGCATTGGCACTGGCTACTGGAGGTATTGCCATGACTGTTAACATATTAACAGGCTTAATTGGTGAAATGGTACCTTATATTGGATTTATTTTAGCTCCCATAATATTCGTTCTGGGACATATTGCTAATGGGGCATTCCAGACCTTAGGGGCATTTATTAATGCTCTTCGTTTACATTATGTTGAATTCTTTGCACAATTTTACATTGGTGGAAGTTCTAAATTCAGAGCTTTCCAGGCTAAAAGAAAGTTTACAAAAGTTAGGAATTAA
- the ahaH gene encoding ATP synthase archaeal subunit H produces MITISEAITTIKKAENDADKLINDSKTNSAQMIDEAKAKSMEMMETAKKEAQEEAEKLIFDAETTAKKEALNIVNQAKKEVGVTKNNSLSKVDEASDIIVKSVL; encoded by the coding sequence ATGATAACGATATCGGAAGCTATTACAACGATTAAAAAAGCTGAAAACGATGCTGATAAGTTAATTAATGATTCTAAAACTAATTCAGCTCAAATGATTGATGAGGCCAAGGCAAAATCCATGGAAATGATGGAAACTGCTAAAAAGGAAGCTCAAGAAGAAGCTGAAAAACTTATTTTTGATGCAGAAACCACAGCCAAAAAAGAGGCCTTGAATATTGTTAACCAGGCAAAAAAGGAAGTTGGGGTAACCAAAAATAATTCCTTAAGCAAGGTTGATGAGGCCTCAGATATTATTGTAAAAAGTGTACTGTAG